TACAAACGAACTACCAGCATAAGCTGCATCTACGTGCAaccaaattttttctttattgcatATTGGTCCTAATTTTTGAAGGTTATCAAAAGCACATGACGCTGTTGTGCCAAGAGTTGCGCAAAGATAAAACGGAATTAGTCCATTTTCTCTGtcttgtttaataattttttctaaactttctCCATTTAGCGCAAACATTTCATCTGTATCTACGTAATGAAGTTTCACTCCAGCTAACAAAGCAGCTTTTATTACTGAAGAATTAGCCTGATCTGAAGTATACATGACCAgctttgataaaatgttttgacataaattattttctgttacTCTGGCGCGAGCAAGTAACAGTGTGAAATAAGTAGCATCACTGGCAAATCCTTGAATAACACCACCTCCTGAGCTGTTTgctgaaaatttaaattgttcagGCAACCCTATAAGATCCGCAATCCAATTCATCATTATCATCTCTAACTCAGTACTGACAGGCATAGACATCCACGAAAACCCTGGAGCCGATAAGGCGTTAACTAAAATGTCAGCTACTAATGAAGGAAAACTGTTTGCAGTTGgataaaatgcatgaaaatgaGGATGCCTCCAATGAGTAACACCAGgcataataactttttcaatgtCTTCCATAATAGTTTCCCATTTCTCTGGCTCAATGGGAGCTTTTGGCGGTATAAGAGATGTTAAATAACCTGGTTGAACTTTCGGAAGAACGTTTCTGTTTTCAATTGTAACGAAATAATTTGCTACATAATCAatcatttgttttgaaaactttttgaacTCCTCAATATCTgacatttttactaaaaaaaaagatttttgataagaatttatttaatatttaactatGAGGCTCCGGCCAGAGAACAAATTAGTATCTGTATACTCAAATttattagtagtagtattattattattatattatgattattataataactattatatatatatatatatatatatatatatatatatatatatatatatatatatatatatatatatatatatatatatatatatatatatatatatatatatatgctaaaactattattataatatttctaCTCAAAGTTTCATATAATTCCACAACCATGTAATAAAACCTTACTTTTGATAGAAGTTACAAATTATGCATTTGTTTTAGATTGTTTTAGGCGGAAGTTGTTTAGTAATTAGggttaatgtttaataaaaaacaatgggTTAAtggttaataaaaaacaatgcgttttttatctagtttttgttaATAGTTGTGAAATAGTTGTgtattttaatgtttgtttaaaaaatccaagtaatataataatctaCTTGCgttatttatatatgaaaaaaaaaattataaaaatataaaatatgagtAATATAACATATTACTTGAGCTGTATATGCGAATAACTTGTTAGTAAGCTTAGagatgtataaaatttaaaaaaaattattgttagtGGTTAGGCTTGAAGcgagttttgtaattttttgtaccGGACTCGAACCCAACGGACACTAATGGGAAACGCTAGATCGTCAAGTTGAAAAGCATTCATATTCAAATAAAGCCGCattattcaaattattgaaGGAAGAATAAGATAAAATTCCCCCTGTTTGTTTTAGTTGACTAATGATGTGCAGCTGGTACGCCACAATGTTGTGCAGCTGGTATTACTGGAAAGGGTGTGGCTGcaaaatatcaatataaaagtataattgaATTATATTATAGAACATGTAAACCAATCATTTTTCTAATAACACAAGTTGGGCGGAGTTTTTTGCACGTgtaaatataactattatagtaataaataaattcataattataagttaaattaaattaggttaattataatataaaattaaacttaagtaatgttttttttctatattattttgtttcctATATCTCATCCTAATATcttatattgattaaaaaacatttttaaaattagttagaGCAAAAAATATCACGAGTCGAATACTTTTGCACGCCACCGTATACTCAGGGGCGTTTTAAGGGATAAGTTGAGAAGGGGGGGGGGCGAATCCTTATAAAGTATTGActgtatttaaacaaatttaaagaatgcATTTTAATGGATGATAAAGTACCCGTAAAAACTGATGTGAGCCAATTACCACGCTTACAATTATGTAATGCTAATATGAAAGGATTGATCTAGAATAGCCaaacaaatttaagtataaacatctaagtatatttgaaaaaaaggatGGAACAACATGCCATCTGTACTTGTGGCCAATACACAAAAATATTCCTTACAAATGTCACCATTAACAAGGAGATTACgtaatatatatagattatatatgtTACATAATGTCTGAACATCGAATTTTCATcgactaatttaaaaacattgtgtTTTTTCGATTTATTTTTGTTCCTTTTTGATTATTAAGGTGCTATTGAAAAGATTTAAGTTCtagtattacttttttttcgaCAAGTTTCttcatatcattaaaaaattttaattatagttcATTTAAGGTGCATTTTTAATGTACCaatattctattttaataaaagattttttttaacagctttaCTTGAAACAAGGCTGCatgcaaccactattagagttgggtgtcactgaaaaagaaaagatgaagtttataaagtaagataacaattaaaagataacttaaaagatttcaaattatatgaatcaggaaggGAGCAAATACCAAAGGACTGATGTTCagggaaaaaaaaactagtaaaaaaaaatgttcggAGCACTTAgcaacagtcacagtaaaaggaccaaatttaattgattaacacgagaatgaattttagtagattgCACAAGAAACGCTACATCTTTAGAGCAATttctattatagtatttatagaaaagagaaagagaagcaacattacaaggatgtgataatggttgaaagttggttgcatatatatatatatatatatatatatatatatatatatatatatatatatatatatatatatatatatatatatatatatatatatatatatataaatatatatataaatatatatatatatatatatatatatatatatatatatatatatatatatatatatatacatatttcaaCATCTTCACATCCAACAAGGCTGAAAGCAACCGctattagagttggaaattACTGAAAGAGAAATTTATGGAGCAAAACAACGATTAaaagacgacttaaaagattgcaaattttattaatcaGGAAAAagagataaaggaagcgaattccgaAGGagtgatgttcgaggaaaaattatcagcaaacaatgccaccttcgatgtgagaatttctggaacatcgttaatgtaaatttaaaaaagtatagggctaaggatagaaccttgaggaacccctgaagttacaggaaatgaTGTTGAGTGATGTTCATCAAGGataacttttatacaaaaatgataAGGAATGACTTAATAATCTTAGATATGTTACCTGATCCCAGTGAAAAATAAAACCGCGTCCCACATGGGTTCCGCGTGGGTTCCGTGTGGGATTGATGGGATTTACGTGTAAATACGAGGTGATATGGTGATATAGTGTTACAGACTATACAGCAGTATGTTAACTTCATTGGCCAAATGAAGCACCTTTTGAAAGCAAATATGGGAAGCAACGACCTTTAAACCCAccatctgtttttaaaaatattccgcCTAGTTGTTTAGCCACACCGCAAGTAAAGTTAGAAAAACTGTAACTTCAAGCGGTTTTCGAAGCATTTTACCAGATGAGTTAAATGATTTTCTAAAAGAGGATGAACTTATATTTGACGATATTCAATCTTTGTTAAGTGATAATAACGATGTTATTGTTTTCcagcttaataaaaaaagtttacacatACAATCAAATATGTACAAACTTGGtgttcaattatttattttagtaattttcaaTGATTATTCATTTGTAGCTAACCATAATGGCACAACTTGTAATATTTCATCTTTAgctgtaaacaaattaaagttaataaaaacaaaatcagctTTATTTGAAGcagttagatttttaaaaaataaagaaagttcgCTTCAGTCAAATATTCTATTCGAACACCTTAATGCTATGAGAAAAGCTAATGTTGGTGAAGTTTTATATACTTCAGATATTATATGTAGAGCATATGAGTATTTTGCTATGCGACGAAGTTTATATGATTGTTTGTGTATTGACTACAAGTTGCCAAGTATAAGGACTTTAAAACGATTGACTTCAAAAATAAGCTCAATGGAGGACCTAAGTTtcataaatagtatttttatgaatttaaatccATTGAAAAGAACTTTCATACTACTAATTGATGAGGTCTATGTCAAAGCTTCATTACTTTACCAAAGAGGTGCTTTGTTTGGTCAAGCAGTAAACTACCCTAAAAAGTtagctaaaacaattttatcatttatgatTAAATGTCTTTTTGGAGGTCCAGAATTTATATGTAGAGTTCAACCTGTTGCAAATCTTTCCTCTGAATTTCAGTTTGCTCAATGTCAACAAATTGTTGAtatgataaataatattgaaaatagtaaGACACTGGTAATAATTACTGATGGTAACCGTGTAAATCAAAGATTTTTTGGAATGTTTAAAACAGTTGATAGTAAACCATGGTTAACAACATCaggtataacttttttgtatgaTTATGTGCATCTCTTAAAATCTACACGAAACAATTGGTTGACAGAAAAGACTGACGAACTTcaatttttgaacaataaagAACTGGCTTTGGCTAAGTGGAGTGATTtagaaactttatataaaattgagtgcaatattctttttaaactcTCTAAACTTACAGCTAAATCAGTTTATCCAAAACCAGTAGAGAGACAATCTGTAAAGTTTTGTTTGTCTATTTTTTGCGAAGAAACAGTAGCTGCATTAAGAACGCATCCAGAGATTGAAAATAAAGCATTTGAAGGTACTGctgtatttattgaaaaaataaattttttcgaATGTTGTTAATGTCAAAGCACCTGGTGCTGGCATTCGGTTTAGAAATGAATTATGCGGAGAAATCCACTCAGTTAGTGATCAACAGTTATAACTGCTACGAGATATTGCTGAACTGTCAAATTTTATGAAACCTACTGGTAAGCGTGTAAAACAGCTTACGCAAGATACTAGCAATGCAATAGCGCATTCATGTTATGGCTTTATTGATCTCGTAGAAACTTTGTTGAGTAATGGAGCAAAGTATGTCTTATTAGGTTGGTTTTCAACAGATCCACTTGAAAAAGCTTTTTCTAAGCTTCGACAGGGATATGGAGGTACTTACTTTATAAAGGCTAAAtctgtaattgaaaaaaataatattcaacataCTAAATTGGTATTACAACTTGACATTCCTGTTGGTGGTGTCGATGGTCATACTTGTGACATATGTTTTAGAGATATTTCTACTGATGAAAAAGAACTTCTGGATAATATACATGATCTTGAAAGCTTAGTTAATAAATCTACATTAGTGGCTATAGTTTACATAGCTGGCTATGTGcaaaaaaacgaaataaaaatttataatgattcaaccaattattattataaatatggaAGTTATCTGTATAGCCTAAACAGAGGCGGACTTGAAATTCCTTCTGATACTCTTGTCTAATGGtcattattttgctttttttttttaaggtgctACTGACCCTTTATGCAGAACATTTTGTGTTACTCAGTTTCAGTTCATAGCtgctaaatataaatttaaaatcacaaaaaaacaatgcagAGTATATTCTAATATTCTGCTAAAGAATTACTCACTAATTACCACTCCCAAAATACTAAAGCTATCATAATTTATGTGAAaattagttttgtaatttattatgctatttacttgttatgtttttattttctcattagCCTATATGTCTCTCAATATGTTtggatttgtaaatatttaccCTGTTGagatatattgataaaactttttctttgcTTGAATCAACTTTTGTTGGTGTTTTTTATTGTTGGTGATTTTTATTGTTaccatttttagcaaaaaaaattaaaaatacagttatctttttaatatatagatatatactttGTTATGGTTCTGCTTGTTATTGAtactatttaatattacataaatattctcaatgaaatttgaaatacgattatgaaaattgaaatatgattatcttttaacaattttttggttttctttttatatttccGTCTTTACTAGAGattattattagaaaacatAGACTGCCATTACACCctatctaatataaaaatatataaatagaagTAAAAGTGAAAGTTTAATTGGCCTTCAGTTTTTACGGCATTTTGCGCGATGTCAAGGCCTGTTATTATAGAAGGCCGTGTGTATGACGAAAAAGTAAAGATACTTTTGCATCCAGTGGCTATTGCACCCAACGTCTACATCATTGAAAAAGTaggtttttacatttttgtttttgtttttttgtttaactacttATCCTAATTGATCACTTTTTTTCAGCTTGAACCTCATGCGTAATGAGCTTGAACCTCATGGGTTCAAGCTCATTACGCATAATATGTGTTCAATTACCCATAATACGTTAGTCATTGTAAGTAATAAATTAGGAAATAATTATTTGTGAAATATTGTAGTCATTAATGATTTCAACCTGGCTAATAATTGAAATTGCTCGACTAATAAGGTTCCTTATTAAAATtgctctctttctctctctctgtCTCTCTCTCTGTCtctgtctctctctctctctgtcTCTCTCTGTCTCTCTCTCTGTCTCTCTCtctgtctctctctctctctgtcTCTCTCTCTGTCTCtctgtctctctctctctctctctctctctctctctctctctctctctctatatatatatatatatatatatatatatatatatatatatatatatatatatatatatatatatatatatatatatatatatatttatatttatatatatttgtatttatatatatatatttttttaaatgtttgaagaAAGTTAGAAGATACTAAAAACCTTGGTATTATGCAAGCCGAAGCGATTTAATTAATTCAATCGACAAAAAACGGCGTGTAAAtcgcaaaagaaaaaataatatttttaatattcattttagATGTATTAATTAatagcatttattttaaaataaattcattttgcaacacgttttttaattttataaaatttcgttATAATAGTTTAAGGTAAATCCCACATTGGTTATAGGTGGAAAACATCACATGTAAAAGATCAAAAATGCTACACATTTTGAATACCAAATGGGATAAAGTAGCAAATACCAGATTAAGTTAAGCCTCTCTGAAAGCTTCgatgattaattttaaataactatttaagtaatttttaaatcatagaAGCATTCGGACTTTCATTTGTCTAGTATTGACTACTTTTATACCATTTGGATTAAAAGATGTGGCATTTAAGATCTATAACATGTAGTATTTTCCACCTATATCCCATGTAGAATTTTCCACCTAAAACCCATGTGGGATTTAAGATACGAAACCCACATGGGACAAAATCATAATCCCCATATGGGTTACATATGGTAAAAACCCACGCGTATCCCATATGGGATTTACCATATGGAATCCATGTGGGATTTACCATATGAAACCCACATGGGACAAAATAATAATCCCCACATGGGTTACATATGGAAAAAATCCACGCGTATCCCATCTGCGCTTTTTCACTGGGATACACCTTAAGAAGAGAGCTTACGAAAAAGAccaacatgccaaactttatttacaatagttacaataaattaataattttaaattagtttcggTAGTTaggataaaaaaacttatgcatgcaataaattaagttttctgCAATTAGTCTTctcctttttaaaaatacaaatataaaatactttgaataattttttctttgtttttatttactagtTTTACTTTGAAATTTGCTTTGAAATACTTTGCAAATCATTTGGTAATTTTATCGACGTCAATTTTGATGAATATTAATTGTGGAAACTTCATATAAACTTcgcagaaaaaaaattcaaaaataaattctatttttatagaattaagtcatttcttattcatatttacttattattaattataaatatactatggaaaaactttaaaataagtaatatacttcaaaaaaataattattacttcgataattttttttttatgccattttatatatttacaatgaAGATATATTACATATGaatcagtgttttttaaaagggcGAATTTCCTTAAGAAGTTTTGAGCAAATtcgcctttttaaaaaaaactgattcataTATAATTTCTTCTTTTCTCATTTAATGACGTAATGCTTCATATCTTCTAAGTATTATGATTGGTGCAAATACAATGTTAACTCTATccaattataaatataagtttttttttcaatagaaaaaaaagttatttatatcaattatattataatgtgaataaaacttttttatttaatttttttcaattttttaaattttatttagatgccccaagaagtcttatcacagagcaccgggGATGAGcgtttaacaggaagttcacgcctccttcttaACTGATGTCACAAAACTTGCCTAGAGGTTGGGTTTGATCCGGGGACCCTTTGTGTCTGaagcaagtgcgctaccactacgccacggctgctcttAAAATCTTAAACTAATATCCGAAAGGttaacaaaaaagatttcttcgtttgcttttaaaaatgtgttcaaTCCGCGAATTCTcgttatatatgtatagacaacaggaaattaaaaaagtttcgttactaaatttttatttgaacatttatttgttccagccaacttttttagtttatttattattttaatttcatgctatattttgctTAGTTGGTGGTGACTGGACTTGAACTCGTATCGCACAACAGCCCGggtgttaaaaatttatttgacgCTCTAACAACTGAGATACCCAGCAAAACCGTACTCTCTCAAACTCCaactttaaattagttttatatatatattgctatttaaacttataattCTTAGCcatttctctttaaaaaaagcgGCACGTGGAAACATATTCATTATGTCAAGACAAAAGcgataaaattgtttaaaaaaaaaaagcttttatagCTGTTAGAGACATGCAATTCGAACAAGTAATTTTGCGGACTGTATTGGTGACTCTTTTATCACTTAGATGaatcaatgatatattatataactagatgCTTAACTAAATTGAAAGATCTCCGTGAAAATGTttaactatgtatatatatttgacgctaaagtattttattttcgaGCCTTTGAAGcttggaatttttattgaagtatTGGAAGTTTTGTTATTATATGCACTTATATGCAACTCAAGATAAAAGTCCTagttaaacaaagttttttgccATAGTTTCCTTAAAAAACAGTACGATTTAGCAAGGAATTAACAGTATGATTTTACGGTAAGTTGATAGAGAATGTTCAAGGGGAATTGAAATTCCGTCCGACTTAGCAAAAGTCCGACTTATCCAGGATCCGAGTTGACGGAATTCaactgtatatatttatatatatatatatatatatgtatatatatatatatatatatatatatatatatatatatatatatatatatatatatatatatatatatatatatatatatatatatatatatatatatatatatatatatatatatatatatatataagataaaagaagataaaagataaaagaagataaaagtt
The nucleotide sequence above comes from Hydra vulgaris chromosome 09, alternate assembly HydraT2T_AEP. Encoded proteins:
- the LOC100214389 gene encoding aromatic-L-amino-acid decarboxylase gives rise to the protein MSDIEEFKKFSKQMIDYVANYFVTIENRNVLPKVQPGYLTSLIPPKAPIEPEKWETIMEDIEKVIMPGVTHWRHPHFHAFYPTANSFPSLVADILVNALSAPGFSWMSMPVSTELEMIMMNWIADLIGLPEQFKFSANSSGGGVIQGFASDATYFTLLLARARVTENNLCQNILSKLVMYTSDQANSSVIKAALLAGVKLHYVDTDEMFALNGESLEKIIKQDRENGLIPFYLCATLGTTASCAFDNLQKLGPICNKEKIWLHVDAAYAGSSFVCEENRHFMAGVELADSFNFNLHKWMLVNMDCSALWMKDKNEVNNAFNVDPIYLKVSSGTEMPQYRQWQIPLGRRFRSLKIWFTLRLYGQNGIQNHIRNHQYLAREFEKMVLADDRFEICYPVTMGLVCFRMKGSNEINEKLNISISAEGSIYIIPAKLGDKYILRFVITYENTNIEHLTFAWDNIKKHAQLIQT